Proteins from one Strix aluco isolate bStrAlu1 chromosome 10, bStrAlu1.hap1, whole genome shotgun sequence genomic window:
- the VAMP7 gene encoding vesicle-associated membrane protein 7 — MAILFAVVARGTTILAKHAWCGGNFLEVTEQILAKIPSENNKLTYSHGNYLFHYICQDRIIYLCITDDDFERSRAFNFLNEIKKRFQTTYGSRAQTALPYAMNSEFSSVLAAQLKYHSESKGTDQVAETQAQIDELKGIMVRNIDLVAQRGEKLELLIDKTENLVDSSVTFKTTSRNLARAMCMKNLKLTIVIIIVSIVIIYIILSAACGGLAWPSCVQK; from the exons ATGGCTATCCTGTTTGCTGTTGTGGCGAGGGGCACAACCATCCTTGCCAAACATGCCTGGTGTGGAGGAAACTTCCTGGAGGTGACAGAGCAGATcctggcaaaaataccatctgaaaACAACAAACTGACCTATTCACATGGGAA ttATCTGTTTCATTACATCTGCCAAGACAGGATTATATACCTCTGCATCACAGATGAT GACTTTGAACGATCCAGAGCCTTCAACTTCCTGAATGAAATCAAGAAGAGGTTTCAGACCACATATGGTTCAAGAGCACAGACAGCCCTTCCCTATGCAATGAACAGCGAGTTCTCAAGTGTCTTAGCTGCACAGCTG AAATACCACTCGGAGAGCAAGGGCACTGACCAGGTGGCAGAGACGCAAGCTCAAATCGATGAACTTAAAGGAATCATGGTTCGAAACATAG ACCTTGTGGCACAAAGAGGAGAGAAGCTGGAGTTGCTGATCGATAAAACAGAGAATCTTGTGGATTCG TCAGTCACTTTCAAAACTACCAGCAGGAACCTTGCTAGAGCCATGTGTATGAAGAACCTCAAGCTTACCATCGTCATCATCATTGTATCAATT GTTATCATCTATATCATTCTGTCGGCTGCCTGTGGTGGGCTTGCGTGGCCAAGCTGTGTGCAGAAGTAA
- the LOC141927958 gene encoding DNA-directed RNA polymerases I and III subunit RPAC2-like isoform X1: MRTSKGLYILTEKVQADGTDGSCVTFVLHDEDHTLGNSLRYMVMKNPDVEFCGYCITHPSESKINFRIQTRGALPAVEPFRKGLNDLMGVCQHVLNTFEKSMKEYRAQREEEMQ, encoded by the exons ATGAGGACCAGCAAAGGTCTATATATTCTGACAGAAAAG GTCCAGGCGGATGGGACAGATGGAAGCTGTGTCACATTTGTATTGCATGATGAGGACCACACACTCGGCAACTCCCTCCGATACATGGTCATGAAGAA ccctgatGTGGAGTTCTGTGGCTACTGCATTACGCACCCTTCTGAAAGCAAGATCAACTTCCGGATCCAGACCAGAG ggGCCCTTCCTGCTGTAGAGCCATTCCGGAAAGGGCTGAACGACCTGATGGGTGTTTGCCAACATGTGCTCAACACCTTTGAG AAGAGCATGAAGGAATACAGGGCCCAGAGGGAGGAAGAGATGCAGTAG
- the LOC141927958 gene encoding DNA-directed RNA polymerases I and III subunit RPAC2-like isoform X2, translated as MAEEGERKAALETVQADGTDGSCVTFVLHDEDHTLGNSLRYMVMKNPDVEFCGYCITHPSESKINFRIQTRGALPAVEPFRKGLNDLMGVCQHVLNTFEKSMKEYRAQREEEMQ; from the exons ATGGCGGAGGAGGGCGAGAGGAAGGCCGCGCTGGAGACG GTCCAGGCGGATGGGACAGATGGAAGCTGTGTCACATTTGTATTGCATGATGAGGACCACACACTCGGCAACTCCCTCCGATACATGGTCATGAAGAA ccctgatGTGGAGTTCTGTGGCTACTGCATTACGCACCCTTCTGAAAGCAAGATCAACTTCCGGATCCAGACCAGAG ggGCCCTTCCTGCTGTAGAGCCATTCCGGAAAGGGCTGAACGACCTGATGGGTGTTTGCCAACATGTGCTCAACACCTTTGAG AAGAGCATGAAGGAATACAGGGCCCAGAGGGAGGAAGAGATGCAGTAG